A window from Salvia miltiorrhiza cultivar Shanhuang (shh) chromosome 2, IMPLAD_Smil_shh, whole genome shotgun sequence encodes these proteins:
- the LOC131012502 gene encoding protein LURP-one-related 4-like, whose amino-acid sequence MARVHPNPSANTCSSSSSSSEKETFTIWMKSLVCHGNGCTVFNSDGDVVFRVDNYQQRCSSKAFLMDSAGNILFSLNRKKLGLFGDWEGFKWIDSVVRMEKPCFRVRRNHAILRKDNSCVVSVGCDENSYTITGFEGKSTLRITDFSGQILAEATQKLSAEGVALGDDVLRLTVEARADQSLVMALVTVYGLINRKL is encoded by the exons ATGGCGAGAGTTCATCCGAATCCATCGGCAAAcacttgttcttcttcttcttcatcatcagagAAGGAGACGTTCACGATCTGGATGAAATCCCTCGTCTGCCATGGAAATGGCTGCACCGTCTTTAATTCCGACGGAGATGTCGTTTTTCGAGTCGATAATTATCAGCAGAGATGCAGCAGCAAGGCCTTTCTGATGGACTCCGCCGGCAACATCCTCTTCTCCTTGAACAGAAAG AAATTAGGGCTTTTTGGAGATTGGGAGGGCTTCAAATGGATCGATTCCGTGGTCAGAATGGAGAAACCGTGCTTCCGAGTGAGGCGGAATCACGCGATTTTGAGAAAGGATAACTCGTGCGTAGTTTCTGTGGGATGCGATGAAAACAGCTATACAATCACAGGATTTGAAGGGAAATCGACGCTGAGGATCACAGACTTTTCAGGCCAGATTTTGGCTGAG GCTACACAGAAATTGTCAGCAGAAGGAGTTGCTTTGGGAGATGATGTGTTGAGATTAACTGTGGAGGCGCGTGCGGATCAGTCGCTTGTGATGGCGCTTGTGACAGTCTACGGCTTGATTAACAGAAAactctaa